In a single window of the Elaeis guineensis isolate ETL-2024a chromosome 4, EG11, whole genome shotgun sequence genome:
- the LOC105060850 gene encoding aspartic proteinase CDR1-like encodes MASSSFTLSFLLSLILLLLLPLLASAKQGFSVELIHRDSPKSPLYDPSKTLAEQLREAARRSIARADHLSRVFSDDTYHSRLLPNPIGDYLIEVNVGTPAHKIFAVIDTGSDLTWVNCNPCIGCYPTFEPKSSSTYHRFSCGDNACADFPTHSCGKGLTTCDFALAYADGSHTSGFLATETFTFDTTAGYHVPILNVVFGCSHFTQITIATDTVALVGLGRGDVSLASQLGTIVGKKFSYCLVPPFRDAGSSHISFGANAVVSGPNAVSMPLINGPIRSFYYVPLRSLTLNGQSIPVNSRHVMLDTGAALTMLDSALVQSLEDGLKNIMKLPTVQHPELSLCFDIRSNRNVRYPIITFEFDGVSLTLDVGHVFMFLDANTACLAIISSGDADQPGVIGSRAQVNFHIGYDLDNQKISIAGVNCANL; translated from the coding sequence ATGGCATCCTCTTCTTTCactctctccttcctcctctctctcatcctcctcctcctcctccctctccttGCCTCGGCCAAGCAAGGCTTCAGCGTGGAGCTCATCCACCGTGACTCTCCAAAGTCCCCCCTCTACGACCCTTCGAAAACTCTCGCTGAGCAGCTCCGCGAGGCCGCCCGCCGCTCTATCGCCCGCGCCGACCACCTTAGCCGTGTCTTCTCCGATGACACTTACCACTCCCGGCTCCTCCCCAACCCCATCGGGGACTACCTGATAGAAGTCAACGTCGGCACGCCGGCCCATAAGATCTTCGCCGTGATTGACACCGGCAGCGACCTAACCTGGGTCAACTGCAACCCCTGCATAGGCTGCTACCCAACCTTCGAGCCTAAAAGCTCTTCCACGTACCACCGCTTCTCATGCGGGGACAACGCCTGCGCCGATTTCCCCACGCACAGCTGCGGGAAAGGCCTCACCACGTGCGACTTCGCGCTTGCGTATGCGGATGGATCGCACACTTCTGGCTTTCTTGCAACCGAAACCTTCACCTTCGACACCACCGCCGGCTATCATGTCCCCATCCTCAACGTGGTATTCGGATGCTCGCACTTTACCCAAATAACCATCGCCACGGACACCGTCGCGCTTGTCGGCCTCGGCCGCGGAGATGTCTCATTGGCATCCCAGCTGGGCACCATCGTGGGTAAGAAATTCTCCTACTGCTTGGTTCCTCCCTTCAGAGATGCAGGCTCGAGCCACATAAGCTTCGGTGCCAATGCGGTAGTCTCCGGCCCGAATGCCGTGTCCATGCCTCTTATCAACGGTCCAATACGCAGCTTCTACTATGTTCCTCTCAGAAGCCTTACCCTTAATGGCCAGAGCATCCCCGTGAATAGCAGGCATGTTATGCTCGACACGGGCGCGGCCCTCACGATGCTCGATTCGGCCCTGGTGCAATCATTGGAGGATGGGCTGAAGAATATCATGAAGCTCCCGACGGTGCAACATCCCGAGTTAAGTCTATGCTTCGATATCAGAAGCAATCGCAATGTACGTTACCCGATTATCACATTCGAATTCGATGGGGTATCTCTGACGTTGGACGTCGGCCACGTGTTCATGTTTTTGGACGCGAATACTGCGTGCCTGGCTATCATCTCAAGCGGCGATGCCGACCAACCTGGGGTCATTGGCAGCCGTGCTCAGGTCAACTTTCACATCGGCTATGATCTTGACAACCAGAAGATCTCCATTGCTGGCGTTAATTGCGCCAACTTGTGA
- the LOC105037775 gene encoding aspartic proteinase CDR1-like: MASTSFALSSFLLLLLPLLVSAKGGFSVELIHRDSPKSPLHDPSRTLSDRVREDARRSIARAEHLHRALSVAASGGTYLSPVVPNTGSYLMEVNVGTPANKIFAIADTGSDLTWTNCKPCTDCYPQEDPLFDPESSTTYRDISCQTSACSNLPEQSCSTDGSTCQYTYSYGDGSHTSGNLASETFTFDVARSRSVKVPKVLFGCSHVSQGTFNDKTAGLVGLGGGPLSLVSQLGSVIEKKFSYCLVPYTKNSVSSTISFGAEAVVSGRNAVSIPLIPGQQDTFYTVSLQSLGVDNDNSIPVNSGEVIVDSGMTLTLLDPTLVQSLVDKLTKIIDLPAVQDPEGLFSLCFDVSGTRKAQFPDITFEFDGVALTLGSLNTFILYDENTVCLAIVPSKQFGIIGNIAQQNFHIGYDLENQKISFAPADCTKI, encoded by the exons ATGGCTTCCACTTCTTTTgctctctcctccttcctcctccttcTCCTACCTCTCCTTGTCTCGGCCAAGGGAGGCTTCAGCGTCGAGCTCATCCACCGTGACTCTCCAAAATCCCCTCTCCACGACCCTTCGAGAACTCTCTCCGACCGGGTCCGCGAGGATGCCCGCCGCTCCATCGCCCGGGCCGAACACCTCCACCGTGCCTTGTCCGTGGCTGCCTCCGGTGGCACTTACCTATCCCCTGTCGTCCCTAACACCGGGTCCTATCTCATGGAGGTCAACGTCGGCACGCCGGCCAACAAGATCTTCGCCATCGCCGACACCGGCAGCGACCTTACCTGGACCAACTGCAAGCCCTGCACAGACTGCTACCCGCAGGAAGATCCCCTCTTCGATCCCGAAAGTTCTACAACCTACCGCGACATCTCCTGCCAGACCAGCGCCTGCTCCAATCTCCCCGAGCAGAGCTGCTCGACCGACGGCTCCACGTGCCAGTACACCTACAGCTATGGAGATGGATCGCACACCTCTGGCAATCTTGCATCCGAGACCTTCACCTTCGACGTCGCCCGCAGCCGCTCGGTCAAAGTCCCCAAGGTGTTGTTCGGTTGCTCGCATGTTAGCCAGGGTACCTTCAACGACAAAACCGCGGGCCTTGTCGGCCTCGGCGGCGGTCCTCTGTCTCTCGTATCCCAGCTGGGCTCCGTCATTGAAAAGAAATTCTCCTACTGCTTGGTTCCTTATACCAAAAATTCCGTCTCCAGCACAATTAGCTTTGGTGCCGAGGCGGTAGTTTCGGGTCGGAATGCGGTATCCATTCCTCTTATCCCTGGTCAGCAAGACACCTTCTACACCGTTTCTCTCCAAAGCCTCGGCGTGGACAAcgata atagTATCCCGGTGAATAGTGGGGAGGTTATAGTCGACTCAGGCATGACCTTGACGCTTCTCGATCCAACCCTGGTGCAATCCTTGGTGGATAAATTGACGAAGATCATCGATCTCCCGGCGGTGCAAGATCCCGAAGGGCTGTTCAGCTTGTGCTTCGATGTGAGTGGAACTCGAAAAGCACAATTCCCGGATATCACGTTCGAGTTCGACGGGGTGGCTTTGACACTGGGCTCGCTCAACACCTTCATTCTGTATGACGAGAATACCGTGTGCCTTGCTATCGTGCCGAGCAAGCAGTTTGGAATCATTGGCAACATTGCTCAGCAGAACTTCCACATTGGCTATGATCTCGAGAACCAGAAGATCTCCTTTGCTCCCGCTGATTGCACCAAGATCTAA